In Tubulanus polymorphus chromosome 2, tnTubPoly1.2, whole genome shotgun sequence, a single window of DNA contains:
- the LOC141898372 gene encoding thymidine phosphorylase-like gives MTIAKVGNSLGAGRKRVNEPLNHAVGLELKIRVGDYIKQDDVWIKVHHDLEEFDDQFIRLLNEAIRLEEGPCERPSRVEQIILPDK, from the exons ATGACTATCGCTAAAGTTGGAAATAGTTTAGGAGCAGGACGAAAGCGAGTGAACGAACCGTTAAATCATGCTGTAGGATTAGAACTTAAAATACGTGTCGGTGACTACAtcaaacaag ACGATGTTTGGATCAAAGTTCATCACGATTTGGAAGAATTCGACGATCAGTTTATCCGACTGTTAAACGAAGCGATCAGATTGGAAGAGGGGCCATGCGAGAGACCATCAAGAGTAGAACAGATTATACTCCCTGACAAGTAA